A portion of the Bubalus kerabau isolate K-KA32 ecotype Philippines breed swamp buffalo chromosome 1, PCC_UOA_SB_1v2, whole genome shotgun sequence genome contains these proteins:
- the LOC129641865 gene encoding histone H2B type 1-C/E/F/G/I-like — MPEPAKSAPAPKKGSKKAVAKAQKKDGKKRKRSRKESYSVYVYKVLKQVHPDTSISSKAMGIMNSFVNYIFERIAGEASRLAHYNKRSTITSREIQTTVRLLLPGELAKHAVSEGTKAVTKYTSSR, encoded by the coding sequence ATGCCTGAACCAGCTAAGTCTGCTCCTGCCCCTAAAAAGGGCTCTAAAAAAGCTGTAGCCAAGGCCCAGAAGAAGGACGGCAAGAAGCGCAAGCGCAGCCGCAAGGAGAGCTACTCCGTGTACGtgtacaaggtgctgaagcaagtCCATCCGGACACCAGCATCTCGTCCAAGGCCATGggcatcatgaactccttcgtcAACTACATTTTCGAGCGCATCGCTGGCGAGGCATCGCGCCTGGCGCATTACAACAAGCGCTCGACTATTACATCCAGGGAAATACAGACCACCGTGCGCTTGCTGCtgcctggggagctggccaagcacgccgtgtctgagggcactaaggctgtcaccaagtataccagctccagGTAA